The DNA window CATACGCCTCCGAATTGCCCAGACCCTTCCGCATTGCTGAACCGCACCACCTGCACGCCTAACGCCGCGAACTGCCGCGTCCGCTCAGCATCGGATTCAGCCACAGCCTGCTCGTCGTGACTGCGGCCGTCCAGTTCAATACACAGCTTCAGGGAAGGCACGTAGAAGTTCAAAATGTGGCTACGAATCGGCCCCTGACGCCGGAACTTGACCGGATGCGCGCGGAGGAACTCGAACCAGAGTTTGCGCCCGGCGGCCGTCTGGTTGTTCCCCAATGCGAGAGCGCTGGGAAACAGCCTCTTGGGGCAAGCGTCACGCGACGATAACCCCTCAATCAGCTTCCATCAAAAGGGTGCTCCCAAGCGCACGAAAC is part of the Deinococcus apachensis DSM 19763 genome and encodes:
- a CDS encoding endonuclease domain-containing protein, with the translated sequence MGNNQTAAGRKLWFEFLRAHPVKFRRQGPIRSHILNFYVPSLKLCIELDGRSHDEQAVAESDAERTRQFAALGVQVVRFSNAEGSGQFGGVCAAIAAPGRGEAPF